A window of Eubacteriaceae bacterium ES3 contains these coding sequences:
- a CDS encoding DUF523 domain-containing protein produces MNQQDFLVLKKAIENKEKILVSGCLLGMEINYQEKGSLVEELRQLLLKGQAIAVCPEVLGGLPTPRDCSEVRTVDGERKVFSIKGEDLTEVFKLGAERALDTAKVTGAKIAVMKSNSPSCGCGVIYDGSFQGKKVKGDGVTVELFKQNGITVITEEEFLECIQ; encoded by the coding sequence ATGAATCAACAGGATTTTTTGGTGCTGAAAAAGGCGATCGAGAACAAAGAGAAAATTCTGGTATCGGGTTGTCTTTTAGGAATGGAAATTAATTATCAGGAAAAGGGATCATTGGTTGAGGAACTGCGCCAATTGCTGTTGAAAGGTCAGGCGATTGCAGTTTGCCCGGAAGTACTGGGTGGTCTTCCAACTCCTAGAGACTGTTCAGAGGTCAGAACAGTTGACGGGGAGAGAAAAGTTTTTTCCATTAAGGGTGAAGACTTAACTGAGGTTTTTAAATTGGGGGCAGAGCGGGCACTGGATACGGCAAAAGTGACTGGTGCAAAAATTGCAGTGATGAAAAGTAACAGTCCTTCCTGTGGCTGCGGTGTCATATATGACGGCAGTTTTCAGGGGAAAAAGGTTAAAGGCGATGGTGTTACGGTAGAACTTTTCAAGCAGAATGGAATTACAGTGATTACAGAAGAAGAATTTCTGGAATGTATTCAATAG
- a CDS encoding DUF1934 domain-containing protein yields the protein MTEERKKVWLSISGTVKNEEENKDTLEFLTEGQFYRESDRLCVTYTESEVSGMEGTTTTVCLDGQKVSVIRLGTTNSVMEFESGKRNTTWYSTPYGEVAMGILTKDVFVNYNDKSEPTKVMIDYNIEIEGIVNSENVLNIKITQ from the coding sequence ATGACTGAGGAAAGAAAAAAAGTATGGTTGTCCATTTCAGGAACCGTTAAAAATGAAGAAGAAAACAAGGATACCCTGGAGTTTCTCACTGAAGGTCAGTTTTATAGAGAATCCGATCGATTATGTGTAACTTATACAGAATCAGAAGTATCAGGCATGGAAGGAACGACGACGACCGTCTGTCTCGATGGACAGAAGGTTTCGGTAATTCGTTTAGGAACAACCAATTCGGTGATGGAATTCGAAAGCGGAAAAAGAAATACAACCTGGTATTCGACACCTTACGGTGAGGTCGCGATGGGAATACTGACAAAGGACGTGTTTGTTAATTATAATGATAAGAGCGAGCCGACCAAGGTGATGATTGATTATAATATTGAAATTGAAGGCATTGTGAACTCAGAAAACGTCTTAAATATTAAAATAACCCAGTAA
- a CDS encoding RsmF rRNA methyltransferase first C-terminal domain-containing protein, giving the protein MELPQAFKEKMKELMGPEYEAFLETYDREEIKGLRTNTLKIAPEQLKRILPFETNRVPWCETGFFIDASVRPGKNPFYYAGLYYVQEPTAMAAVEALDVSPGDWVLDLCAAPGGKSTQIGAALQGEGLLVANELVNSRAGVLSTNIERMGIGNVLVTNEFPERLVSVFYEKFDKILVDAPCSGEGMFRKDPGALNDWSIERVERCVGKQEKILESASRLLKPEGILVYSTCTFSPEENEQVIEDFLNQESFSLERISLTGLNDSGHPEWSKNNLKELDKTLRIMPMHVQGEGHFIARLKKEKASQEHESGLKASPKGRFKKAAKQDLKNYQVFLSEMIRPEYQVSFSKNLYQSGDHLYQFPQGISADSISGLKVLRPGLHLGQLKKNRFEPSYALAMFLTEEMVLNSFNLSSEEMSYQYLKGEIIEEDQKSGWVLLTYQGYPLGFGKASEKKIKNHYPKGLRIRKK; this is encoded by the coding sequence ATGGAACTGCCACAGGCATTTAAGGAAAAAATGAAAGAACTGATGGGACCTGAATATGAGGCGTTTCTTGAGACTTACGATCGTGAGGAAATAAAAGGGCTCAGAACCAATACCCTCAAGATCGCTCCCGAACAATTAAAAAGAATACTGCCCTTTGAAACGAATCGAGTTCCCTGGTGTGAGACCGGTTTTTTTATTGATGCCTCTGTGCGTCCTGGTAAAAATCCATTTTATTACGCAGGTCTTTATTACGTTCAGGAGCCCACGGCGATGGCAGCCGTGGAAGCCCTTGATGTTTCCCCAGGTGATTGGGTCCTGGATCTTTGTGCCGCACCAGGAGGGAAGTCCACCCAAATTGGTGCAGCCTTGCAGGGCGAGGGATTGCTTGTAGCCAATGAGCTGGTAAATTCCCGGGCTGGGGTTTTATCGACCAATATTGAACGGATGGGTATCGGGAATGTACTGGTGACCAATGAATTTCCGGAACGGCTGGTTTCTGTTTTTTATGAGAAATTCGATAAAATTCTGGTGGATGCGCCCTGCTCCGGTGAGGGGATGTTTCGCAAAGATCCCGGTGCCTTAAACGACTGGAGCATCGAGCGGGTTGAACGGTGTGTGGGAAAACAGGAAAAAATTCTTGAGTCGGCAAGCCGCCTGTTAAAACCGGAGGGGATTTTGGTTTACTCTACTTGTACATTCTCGCCTGAGGAAAATGAACAGGTGATCGAGGACTTTCTGAATCAAGAATCGTTTTCTCTGGAAAGGATAAGTCTTACGGGCTTAAATGATTCAGGGCATCCGGAGTGGAGTAAAAATAATTTGAAGGAGCTTGATAAAACCCTGCGGATCATGCCCATGCATGTTCAGGGGGAAGGGCACTTCATCGCGAGACTGAAAAAAGAAAAAGCATCTCAAGAACATGAGAGTGGTCTTAAAGCTTCACCTAAAGGGCGGTTTAAAAAAGCTGCCAAGCAGGATTTGAAAAATTATCAGGTCTTTTTATCTGAGATGATCAGGCCGGAATATCAAGTGTCTTTTTCAAAAAATCTGTATCAGTCAGGCGACCATCTTTATCAGTTCCCCCAGGGAATTAGTGCCGATTCAATCAGTGGTTTAAAGGTTTTGAGACCGGGATTGCACCTGGGACAGCTCAAAAAGAATCGTTTTGAACCCTCCTATGCGCTGGCCATGTTTTTGACAGAAGAAATGGTTTTAAATAGTTTTAACCTTTCTTCCGAAGAAATGAGTTATCAGTATTTAAAAGGGGAAATAATTGAAGAAGACCAGAAATCCGGATGGGTTCTTTTAACCTATCAGGGATATCCGCTTGGTTTTGGAAAAGCCAGTGAAAAAAAGATCAAAAATCACTATCCCAAAGGCTTGAGAATTCGCAAAAAGTAA
- the argS gene encoding arginine--tRNA ligase, whose translation MYIREKLSEELKDIIAQGLDKTIASGAFSIDEKPEIFLEVPREKTHGDYSTNIAMQLPKQAKKAPRFIAEALIDNLEIENSSVASVEIAGPGFINFRLKPEWHYQVLEEIKDRGDGYGKSQKNAGKTYNLEFISANPTGPMHMGNARGGAIGDILASIASWSGYDVTREFYINDAGNQIAKFGDSLDARYRQLLGEDIPFPEDGYQGEDITEHMRDFIAINGNAYLAWEEADRKKVLIEYALNKNLDKMKSDLGVYGINYDVWFSEQSLYDSGAIDETIKALKEGGYAYEENGALWFKATEFGSEKDDVLIRANGLPTYFMADIAYHMNKFVDRKFDRCINVWGADHHGHVARLKGALTAVGVNADNFEVVIMQLVRLLRDGEVARMSKRKGKAIALTDLIEEVGVDATRFFFNLRSPDSHFDFDLDLAIEQSNDNPVFYVQYAHARICSILRQMDEAVNLSEPADYSCLVEKEEMNLLEILSDFPSEILIAEEKMDPSRITRYTIDLAAGFHSFYNACRVRVEDVDLMKARVHLIKAVRQVLQNALGILGVEAPERM comes from the coding sequence ATGTACATACGGGAAAAATTAAGCGAGGAATTAAAGGATATTATTGCTCAGGGGCTCGATAAAACAATCGCTTCCGGGGCTTTTAGCATTGACGAAAAGCCGGAAATTTTTCTGGAAGTTCCCAGAGAAAAAACACATGGGGATTACTCCACTAATATTGCAATGCAGCTGCCCAAACAGGCGAAAAAAGCGCCTCGATTTATAGCTGAAGCTTTGATTGATAATCTTGAAATCGAGAATAGCTCGGTGGCATCAGTGGAAATAGCCGGCCCTGGTTTTATCAATTTCAGACTGAAGCCGGAATGGCATTATCAGGTGCTGGAAGAAATTAAAGACCGTGGTGATGGTTATGGAAAAAGCCAGAAAAATGCCGGTAAAACCTATAACCTGGAATTTATTTCGGCTAATCCAACCGGTCCAATGCATATGGGTAACGCTCGTGGCGGTGCAATCGGTGATATTTTGGCTTCTATCGCTTCATGGTCAGGATATGATGTAACCAGAGAATTCTATATCAATGATGCCGGCAATCAGATTGCGAAATTTGGCGATTCATTAGATGCTCGGTATCGCCAGCTTTTAGGAGAGGATATTCCCTTTCCGGAAGATGGCTATCAGGGTGAGGATATTACGGAACATATGCGTGATTTTATTGCCATTAACGGGAATGCCTATCTTGCATGGGAAGAAGCAGACCGTAAGAAAGTCCTGATTGAATATGCCCTTAATAAAAACCTGGATAAAATGAAAAGTGATCTTGGGGTCTATGGCATTAATTACGATGTCTGGTTTTCAGAACAAAGTCTTTATGACAGCGGTGCTATCGATGAAACTATAAAAGCCTTAAAAGAAGGCGGTTACGCATATGAAGAGAACGGGGCGCTTTGGTTTAAGGCGACAGAGTTTGGTTCGGAAAAGGACGATGTCCTGATTCGAGCAAATGGATTGCCGACTTATTTTATGGCTGATATTGCCTATCATATGAATAAATTTGTGGACCGTAAATTCGATCGCTGCATCAATGTCTGGGGTGCTGATCATCACGGCCATGTGGCCCGGCTGAAAGGTGCTTTAACCGCTGTTGGTGTTAATGCAGATAATTTCGAAGTGGTTATTATGCAGTTGGTTCGTCTTCTTCGAGATGGTGAAGTGGCGCGAATGTCAAAACGTAAAGGAAAAGCTATTGCCTTGACAGATCTGATCGAAGAAGTCGGCGTAGATGCGACCCGATTTTTCTTTAACCTGCGTTCACCGGATTCACATTTTGATTTTGATTTGGACCTGGCCATTGAGCAGTCCAATGATAATCCTGTGTTTTATGTTCAATATGCTCATGCTCGGATTTGCAGTATTCTCCGCCAGATGGATGAGGCTGTCAATTTAAGCGAGCCTGCTGATTATAGCTGCCTGGTTGAGAAGGAAGAAATGAATCTACTGGAAATTCTATCAGATTTTCCATCAGAGATTCTGATTGCTGAAGAAAAAATGGATCCCAGTCGGATTACCCGCTATACGATTGATTTGGCAGCCGGTTTCCACAGCTTCTATAATGCCTGTCGCGTCCGGGTTGAGGATGTAGATTTGATGAAAGCCCGCGTTCATTTAATTAAAGCTGTGCGTCAGGTATTGCAAAATGCACTGGGAATTCTTGGGGTTGAGGCACCGGAGCGGATGTAA
- a CDS encoding D-alanine--D-alanine ligase family protein yields the protein MANKLNLGVVFGGQSGEHEVSCVSAYNVLKVIDTEKFNITTIGITRKGKWYIYSGDYKHIKDGSWEESMMHLTGDFSFFADPIFSDIDVFFPVLHGPMGEDGTIQGVFEMLNKPYVGCGVLSSAVGMDKVFSKVMFESVGIPTGKYMYFRENHWQKEKETLIEKAEKTLGYPIFVKPANMGSSVGISKAHDRQELLESVDIALVFDHKIILEAFVKGKEIECAVLEEDGEIIASIAGEVIPSKEFYDYEAKYSDQEDSKVVIPAQIDEKAMEQIRKYAVQAFEAIEGSSLSRVDFFLTDEGDIYINEVNTLPGFTNISMYPKMWEATGIPYEELVERIIHSAKRKRVTVQV from the coding sequence ATGGCGAATAAGCTCAATCTGGGAGTCGTTTTTGGTGGCCAGTCAGGAGAACACGAGGTATCCTGTGTTTCGGCTTATAATGTACTTAAAGTCATCGATACTGAAAAATTTAATATTACTACGATTGGTATTACCAGAAAAGGAAAATGGTATATCTATAGCGGAGATTATAAACATATAAAAGATGGCAGCTGGGAAGAGAGCATGATGCACTTAACTGGAGATTTTTCATTTTTTGCCGATCCGATTTTCTCAGATATTGACGTATTTTTTCCGGTACTGCACGGACCAATGGGTGAGGATGGAACGATCCAGGGGGTTTTTGAAATGCTCAATAAGCCTTATGTGGGATGCGGGGTCTTAAGTTCAGCTGTTGGTATGGACAAGGTTTTTTCCAAGGTAATGTTTGAAAGTGTGGGAATTCCAACGGGCAAATATATGTACTTTAGAGAAAATCATTGGCAAAAAGAAAAAGAAACACTCATTGAAAAGGCAGAGAAAACCCTTGGCTATCCGATTTTTGTAAAACCTGCCAATATGGGATCCAGTGTGGGGATCAGCAAGGCGCATGATCGTCAGGAACTCCTTGAGTCGGTGGATATCGCACTGGTATTCGATCATAAAATTATTCTTGAAGCCTTTGTTAAAGGTAAAGAAATCGAATGTGCGGTGCTTGAAGAAGATGGTGAAATTATAGCTTCTATTGCCGGAGAAGTAATTCCTTCGAAAGAATTCTATGATTATGAGGCCAAGTACTCGGATCAGGAGGATTCAAAAGTGGTTATTCCAGCTCAGATTGATGAAAAAGCCATGGAGCAAATCAGAAAGTATGCTGTACAAGCATTTGAAGCCATTGAAGGATCAAGTTTGTCGCGGGTTGATTTTTTCCTGACCGACGAGGGTGATATTTATATCAATGAAGTCAATACCTTACCAGGATTTACCAATATCAGTATGTATCCTAAAATGTGGGAAGCTACCGGGATTCCCTATGAGGAACTGGTGGAACGGATTATCCATTCGGCAAAAAGAAAACGTGTGACCGTTCAGGTGTAG
- a CDS encoding tRNA threonylcarbamoyladenosine dehydratase, translated as MQPGENIFDRTKKIIGQDGLDKLKNARVILFGVGGVGSFVAEGLIRSGVGSLTLVDKDVVDPSNLNRQIMATQDTIGQVKVEVMAKRLLSINPAAVINPVHRCYTEECVHLFDLSGYDYVVDAIDMVSAKISLIVEAKKAEVPIISCMGTGNKLDPSRFEIVDLYKTSVCPLAKVMRRELRQREIKSLKVLFSTEEPVIRETPPGSIAFVPSVAGLMIAGQVVRDLLQKEV; from the coding sequence ATGCAGCCGGGAGAGAATATTTTTGACCGGACAAAAAAAATAATTGGTCAAGATGGGCTGGATAAGCTTAAGAATGCTCGCGTTATTTTATTTGGCGTAGGTGGAGTTGGTTCATTTGTGGCTGAAGGTCTAATCAGAAGCGGCGTGGGCAGTTTAACACTGGTTGATAAGGACGTGGTTGATCCTTCCAACCTGAATCGGCAGATTATGGCAACACAGGATACCATTGGACAGGTAAAAGTCGAAGTAATGGCAAAAAGACTTTTATCCATAAATCCGGCGGCTGTTATTAATCCTGTACATCGATGTTATACTGAAGAATGTGTACATCTATTTGATCTTTCGGGCTATGATTATGTCGTAGATGCCATCGATATGGTTTCTGCCAAAATAAGTCTGATTGTAGAGGCGAAAAAAGCTGAGGTTCCCATTATTTCATGTATGGGAACCGGAAATAAATTGGACCCTTCCAGGTTTGAGATTGTGGACCTGTATAAGACTTCAGTATGCCCCCTGGCCAAAGTTATGCGCAGAGAATTAAGACAAAGAGAGATAAAATCATTAAAAGTTTTATTTTCCACTGAAGAGCCGGTTATCAGAGAAACGCCGCCTGGTAGTATTGCTTTTGTACCATCTGTGGCTGGGTTGATGATTGCCGGTCAGGTAGTCAGGGATTTACTGCAAAAAGAAGTTTAA